The Podospora pseudocomata strain CBS 415.72m chromosome 3, whole genome shotgun sequence genome window below encodes:
- a CDS encoding hypothetical protein (MEROPS:MER0033274; COG:I; EggNog:ENOG503NWIG), translated as MIDHVLGRPSVKSRRLQVLAVLAFWTAYLLKGNKNGPPIVRFFSKCLSRRLTFWQTLTITMLYLYSARNFSTLVGLASPDPLANMYDATYFRATWILTALDAGFWTAMPIKTKWLRDAASIVFSLFYMVAAEKADEKVRKVRGNITVDHLRVSWNKGVESPYLRTLQGLVRPRMTKWPPRQVRIPRPSTSDYKEPVEGWLYFDGPLSELKEQGHNQLVLDIPGGGFVAMDPRCNDDKLFAWAAKTGLPILSLDYKKAPEYPFPYALNECYDVYCTLIRSKGRCVGMSGEQVPRVVITGDSAGGTLATAMTIMITESGSSPIRRFQGQTDLPIPEALMLFYPALDMNIGSWMSDEQMALIKDRRMRGTNKRVLQRKTMQYNDLVGTPHQSDDEDDGTPDNNNNNDNNNNNNNNNNNNISSGILPDSDSTAVNFDPANLNPDEHAILRNREPCLSPAPQYAHAGSTTFHLPPVTSPLPLSPKSLPTTPPHSSTSLDQTASSGKKKQPSTSHHPSPLKTRLAMSSMISYFNDRVLTPEMMRAMIILYVGPHNRPDFSQDYLLCPILCPDVLLSRFPKTYFLTGERDPLVDDTVIFAGRLRRVKAAQMASNGTRYEYRDTDALTEGFDENAFAEVALIPGISHGFLQFPSVYPPAWGLFDKTGSWIEEGFREGERRRRRREERGRGSSRNEGGEYRVHTQEMNNRTPHHQRGRRDSGATAVTDGTEGDGGLEMRMSRSRPGPAVSAAPGKTRERASTTSVLTNGKVNGTGELPKVMVSGDGADSGSGSGSGSGGQKKKKRRVRTARADGDNGGLVKRLASSDDLLGRRMQGLAGGLTGLAPPE; from the exons ATGATTGACCACGTCTTGGGGCGACCATCCGTCAAGTCCCGCCGTCTACAGGTTCTGGCTGTCCTGGCATTTTGGACAGCCTACCTCCTCAA AGGCAACAAAAACGGTCCCCCAATCGTACGCTTCTTCTCAAAATGCCTCTCCAGACGCCTCACCTTCTGGCAAACCCTCACAATCACCATGCTCTACCTCTATTCAGCCCGCAACTTTTCCACcctcgtcggcctcgccTCCCCTGACCCCCTAGCCAACATGTACGACGCGACCTACTTCCGTGCCACCTGGATTCTCACCGCCCTAGACGCAGGTTTCTGGACCGCCATGCCCATCAAGACAAAATGGCTCCGTGACGCCGCCAGTATCGTCTTCTCGCTGTTTTACATGGTGGCGGCAGAAAAGGCTGATGAAAAGGTGCGAAAGGTCAGGGGGAATATCACTGTCGATCATCTGAGGGTTAGCTGGAATAAGGGGGTCGAGTCCCCTTATTTGAGGACGCTGCAGGGGTTGGTCAGGCCGAGAATGACAAAGTGGCCGCCTAGGCAGGTGAGGATACCTAGGCCAAGTACCAGTGATTATAAggagccggtggaggggtggctATATTTTGACGGGCCGCTCAGCGAGCTGAAGGAGCAGGGACATAACCAGCTTGTGCTTGATATTcctgggggtgggtttgtggCTATGGACCCGAGGTGCAATGACGATAAGCTGTTTGCTTGGGCGGCGAAGACGGGGCTGCCGATTTTGAGTTTGGATTACAAAAAGGCGCCCGAGTACCCGTTTCCGTACGCGCTGAATGAGTGTTATGATGTTTACTGCACGTTGATTAGGTCAAAGGGGAGGTGCGTGGGAATGAGCGGGGAGCAGGTTCCCAGGGTGGTCATTACTGGTGACAGCGCCGGCGGTACATTGGCGACGGCAATGACGATTATGATCACCGAAAGCGGCAGCAGTCCCATCCGGCGTTTTCAAGGGCAAaccgacctccccatccccgaaGCTTTGATGTTGTTCTACCCAGCATTGGACATGAACATCGGCAGCTGGATGAGCGACGAGCAAATGGCCCTCATCAAAGACCGGCGCATGCGCGGCACCAACAAACGCGTCCTCCAACGCAAGACAATGCAGTACAACGACCTCGTCGGCACCCCCCACCAatccgacgacgaagacgacggcacacccgacaacaacaacaacaacgacaacaacaacaacaacaacaacaacaacaacaacaacatcagctCGGGTATCCTTCCGGACTCGGATTCCACCGCCGTCAACTTTgaccccgccaacctcaacccagACGAACATGCTATCCTCCGCAACCGGGAACCGTGTCTCTCTCCCGCACCACAATACGCCCACGCGGGATCGACaaccttccacctccccccggTTACCTCTCCCCTGCCTCTGTCTCCCaaatccctccccaccacaccccctcactcctccacctccctcgaccaaaccgcctcctccggcaaaaagaaacagccatccacctcccaccacccctcccccctcaaaacccGCCTCGCAATGTCAAGCATGATCTCCTACTTCAACGACAGAGTCCTAACACCAGAAATGATGCGCGCGATGATCATCCTCTACGTCGGCCCTCACAACCGTCCCGACTTCAGCCAAGACTACCTTTTGTGTCCTATTTTGTGTCCAGACGTCCTGCTGTCCCGTTTTCCCAAAACTTACTTCTTGACCGGGGAAAGAGACCCGTTGGTAGACGACACGGTCATCTTCGCcggccgcctccgccgcgtCAAGGCGGCACAAATGGCCAGCAACGGCACCCGTTACGAATACCGCGACACTGACGCGTTGACGGAAGGGTTCGACGAGAATGCGTTTGCGGAAGTGGCGCTCATACCGGGGATTAGCCATGGGTTTTTGCAGTTTCCTTCTGTTTACCCGCCTGCATGGGGGTTGTTTGACAAGACGGGGAGTTGGATAGAGGAGGGGTTtagagagggggagagacggaggaggaggagggaagagagggggaggggaagcagcaggaatgaggggggtgagtaTAGGGTTCATACTCAGGAGATGAACAACCGGACGCCACACCAccagagggggaggagggatagCGGGGCGACGGCTGTGACGGATGGGACCGAGGGCGATGGGGGGctggagatgaggatgagtaGGTCGCGGCCGGGCCCTGCTGTTTCTGCTGCTCCTGGaaagacgagggagagggcgtcGACTACGTCGGTTTTGACGAATGGGAAGGTTAATGGGACAGGGGAACTGCCAAAGGTTATGGTTTCGGGTGATGGGGCGGACAGCGGGTCCGGGAGTGGCTCTGGTTCGGGGgggcaaaagaagaagaagagaagagtcAGGACGGCGAGGGCCGATGGTGACAATGGGGGTTTGGTCAAGAGGTTGGCGAGTTCGGATGatttgctggggaggaggatgcaaGGGTTGGCTGGGGGGTTGACGGGCTTGGCCCCTCCGGAGTAG